Within the Candidatus Binatia bacterium genome, the region GGTGGATCTGGTGGGCCTGGTGGGCGCCGACCCACGGGTTGACGCGCTCCTCGAAAACTCCGACGACCTTCGCATTGGGATGCGTGTGCAGGCCGCGGCCGACCTGGCCGCCGAACACGCCGCTTCGCATCAGGATGCCCGGCGAGTGCCTCGCCCCGGCGGCGAGCACGACGAGGTCGGCATAGATCTCGAAGCTTCCAAGCCGCACGCCGCTCGTCGTGCGGCGACGTCCGCGCTCGTCGACGAAGTAGCCGCGAACGCCGACCGCGCGCGAGCCGCGAAAGATCACGCGGTTCACTTTCGCGTACGTAATGAGGCTGGTGCCGGCGCAGAGCGTGCGCGGGATCTCGGTGACGAGCATCGAGCGCTTGGCACCGGTAGGACAGCCGAAGCCGCAGTTGTTGAGCCCGACGCAGCGGTGCATGTCGCGCGGGTTGTCTTCGATGCGCCAGCCGAGGCGCGTCGCGCCCGCGACGAACAGCTCGTCGTTGCGGCCGAACGTATCCCTGTTCTGGAACTCGACGTGCAGGATCTTCTGGGCCCGCTCGAACCACGGCGCCATCGCTGCGGCACTGGTGGCTTCGAGATGGAAATCTTCGCTCCACTGCGCGAGCACACGCTCGGGGGTAGGCCACGACATGCCGCCGTTGACGGTCGTCGAGCCGCCGACGCAGCGGCCCTCCGCAAACAGAATCGGCGGGCGGCCCATGATCGACGACGTGCCTGCGTCGCGGTACAGGCGCTGAAGCGACGAGATGGGATCGGTGCGGAACGTCTCGGTGCGGTGCAGGCCGCCTTCCTCGACGAGCACGACGTCGTAGCCCGCGTCGCGAAGCATCGCCGCCGCCGGTGCTCCGCCGGCGCCGCTGCCGACGACGACGGCGTCGGTGACGATGCGACGATGGCCGGTAAACGTACGGCCGTCGTGCACGTTCGGATACTCGAGCGAGAATTCCGGCGGCACCGGATCGGAATCGGAAGCCGGCATCGTCGTCACGACGCGCCTCCGGCCGAGACCCTGCTTCGCGTCTCTTCGTAGCTGCCGTCGCCGGCCGCCTCGGCCGCGGGCGTGGCTGCTGCGCGAGCCACCGCGGCCGCGTTCGCTTCGGCGGCTTCGTGCAGGATGCGCTGCTGCATCACGCTCGCACGAAACCGCACGCGCTCGTCGGCGCGGCCCTGCCAGTCCACTTCCATGGCCTCGAGGATCTTCGGGTGCTGGTAGAAGCAGACGAAGACCAGCGCGCGCACTCCCTGGTACAGCAGCGACGGTGCGCTGCCGGCCCTCTCCCAGTGGTGCAGGTAGCGGGCGGCCGTCTCGTCGTCCATCGACGAGAACGTGCGGAAGCCCTCGCGGAACAGGAACGGACCGTACTCGAGAAGACGCAGGCCGAGCGGGAAACTGAGGCGGGTCGGCGCGGGAAGATACTCGAGGAAGCCGACCATCGACTGGCAGACCTCTTCGTCGACGTCGATGTCGAAAACGCCGCCTCGCGGCCGCATGACCTGGACCGCGTGCTTGAGGATGCGCATCGAAGTTGGACCGAGCACGTCTGTCTTCCTTCGCGTCTGCCGGCTGCGCGGCCGATTCTATCCTGCCTGTCGCGGCATGTCCTGCCCGCTCTCTGGACGGGCGCCGGGCGTGCCTTCGCGCGGCGGCAGCCCGAGCAGCGTCGTTGCCACCGGCCTCTTCGCTGCTATGATCCGCCGCGTCGTACGCCCGGCATGGGCGCACGGAGGAGTCTGTCCAATGACACAGGTGGGCGCCACGCTCAAGGAACTGGTTTCGCGCCCCTTGCCCGACGGCGCCGAAATCGCTGCGTTTCTCGACAACCTCACTCTCCCCGAACGCATCGCCGAATGCCGCAGCCTCGGCGGGACCCGCCTCCAGGCCGCGCTGTGGACTGCATGCCTCGGCGCGACCCGGGTCGACACCGACCAGATGGTGCCGCCGGATTATCCCGCGCTGCGTCCTGTCATCTTCCATGGCAAGAACTCGCTCCCGGCGTTCAGCGAGTTCCAGAAAATCTGCTTCCGGCCTGACTCTGCCGGCGATCACGTCGCATGGGGGTACAACGAGACGAAGATCCGCCAGTGGATCGGCTCGGGGTATTACGTGCTGCACGACACGCCGCAGGCGGCGCTCGGCGGCGCAGCCTTCGACTACACGATGCTTCCCGAAAAGACGCTGCCTGCGTGGCCGGAAGTGCGCACGAACAAGGCGGGGCTGTCGCGGTTCATTTACGCCGACATGCTCGACTACATGCGGCGGGTAGCGGCCGACGTCTTCATCGGCTCCGCGGTTCGTCGCGGCCGCGAGATGAAGAGCTACTTCATCGTCGTGCGCGAGCTGCTGGCGCAGTAGCACCCGAGCCGCGAGGCGGCGGGTTCGAGTCGCCCCGACCATGCACGCGCTTCAGCGCAATTGCGGCGCTGCGCGCAGCAGCGCAAAGGCGGCGCCGAGCGACACGGTCGTCGCCAGGATCATGTACGTGACGCCGAACAGGGAATTGGTGCCGAGCTCTTCGGGAGAGCGCACGGTGAACAGGTACATGTTCAGCGGCACCCAGCCCGCGTAAAGAATGCCCATCGGCAGCGCGAAGCGCCGCGAGCCCCACAGCCCCCACGCATAAATCCCGAGGTAGACGGCAAACAGCGGCGCGATGACGAGGTCGGGCGTGCCGTGCAGGCGGCGACCGAGGAACACCAGGCCGTGCTCGGGCTTCATCTCGAGCGGCTTGGTGAGATCGGAAAGCGCGAGGAGCCCGAACAGGACGGCGAACACCCGTAGCGATCTGCTCTTCATCGATGCGAATCCCCCGCAAGGCCGTGCCGGCGGCGACCAGCGTTTACGACGCCTTGGTTCCTTCGCGCGTCCGCATGTGGTGGCGCCGGAACTCCTTCGTATAGACCCAGTCGCGCCACGGCCGCCCGTCGGGAGCCTGCCCGTCCAAGGCGAGGCCAAGATCGACGATCATGCCCGGCTCCGTCATGCGATCCAGCGCAGCGAACGCTCCGCGCACGATGCGCCGCTGCTCCTCGACGTTGCCCGGCCTGCCGATCTCGTCGCCCATCGGATAATCGACGAACACCGCGCGCGGCGGCCGAACCTGGGCAGTGATGTCGCGACCGACCGTCATCGTCAGCGTCGCCACTCCCGTTTCCTCCAGCGCCCTTGCGACCAGACCGACCGTCTGGTGGCAGACCGGTCAAGCGGGAACGATGTAACACAGGTCGACGTTCTGCCTGGCGATGCAATCGATGACCTGCGGGACGAGCTCTTCCTCGACGCGACGCTGGGAGTAGATTCCTCCCATGAACGTGACGGCGTCGGGCGCGATATCCGCGATTGCGCCGTCCGCGCGCAACTCGCGCAGCCTGTCGATCGGAAACACGCAGTTCGGGTCCCTCTGCGCATCGGCAGTGGGATAACCGAAGTGCGCGACTCGAAGCCGCGAAACTTCGGTGTCCGCCGGCACGATGCGGATCGACGTGTCGTCCTTGAAATGGAAAGGCTGCTGACCTTCGACGTACACCCCTCCGCTGGCGACGAGCGCGACGCGGCAGGCTGAAACGGGCTTTGCAAGCGGCGTCCAGGGCACCGGGCGGCCGCGATTGTCCGTCCAGCGGTACGGCGGGAGCGGGTCGTAGAGCTCTCGGGTCCGCGCGATGTAGTCGACCGGCATCGGCTGCAAGTAGAGCGCGGGCACGCGTCCGACGGAAGCGGCGCCACTGCCAAATGAGCCCTGTTGTTGGCTGAGGTCGGCCGGACCGCTAGAAGCCGCCGTCATGAGCGAGCTCGTCTTCCATCAGTACGCGATGTCGCCGTTCTCCGAGAAGATCCGCAAGATCTTCGCGCTGAAGAACCTCACTTACCGCGAAGTGGACCAGCCGGCGTGGATGCCCAAGCCCCACCTGACGCCGATGACCGGCGGCTACCGGCGCATCCCGGTGCTGCAGATCGGCGCCGACGTCTACTGCGACAGCGCGCTGATCGCGCGCACCATCGAGCGTCACCATCCGTCGCCGTCGATCCATCCCGGCGGCAACATCGCCGCGGCCGAGGGCCTGGCGATGTGGGCCGACAAGACGCTGTTCTTCTCGACGGTGGCGCTGGTGTTCACGGCAATGGCCGACATCATCCCGTCCGAGCTCTTCGACGACCGGCGCAAGATGTTCCCGCAGATGAACCTCGAGGTGCTGCGCGCCGCCGTGCCCGGCTCGCGCGGTGCGCTGGCCTCCGCGTGCACGATGCTCGACGATTCGCTGTCGCGGGCCGCGCACGTGCTCGGCGACGCGTTCAGCGTCGCCGACGCGGCGCTCTACCACACACTGTGGTTCGTGCGCAGCGATCCCGCTTCGGCGCAGCTCATCTTTTCGAAGCCGAACCTGGCGGCGTGGTTTTCGCGAATCGACGCGATGGGAAGCGGCAATCCGGTGGCGATGAGCGGGGAAGACGCGATGGCGCTGGCGCGCTCGAGCGAGCCTGCCGACGTCGGCGATTCGGCGTCCGACGATCCATCCGGGCTGCGGCTCGGAAAACGGGTCGGCATCTGCTCGGACGACTTGCCGACGGACGTCTTCGTCGGCCGCCTGCTCGCACTCCGGCCGCACGAAATGGTCATCGAGCGCGAGGATCCAGCCGTCGGCCGCGTCGCGGTGCATTTCCCGCGCGCCGGCTACCAGGTGCGCGAGGTCTGAATCTTCCTCCGAGGCAGAGCGCTACAAAAAGTGCAGCGCTCTGCCCCGGATGCAAACGACCAGGTGTCGCGCGGATCGCGCGCGACGGCGCGTCAGCAGCGCTCGAGAATCGTCGCGATTCCCATGCCGCCGCCGATGCACATCGTCACCAGCGCCGTCTGCTTGTCCGTCCTTTCCAGCTCGTCCAGCGCCGTCCCGATCAGCATGCCGCCGGTCGCGCCGAGTGGATGCCCGAGTGCGATCGCGCCGCCGTTGACGTTGACGCGGTCGGGATCGACGCCCGATTCCTTGAGGAACTTGAGCACGACGGCCGCGAAAGCCTCGTTGACCTCGAACAGGTCGATGTCCTTCCACGTCATGCCGGCTTTCTTCAGGGCACGCTCGGAAGCCGGAGCGGGAGCAGTCAGCATGATCACCGGCTCGTCGCCGATGGTCGCCATCGAGAGGACTTTCGCACGAGGCGTGAGGCCGTGCTCCTTGACGTACTTCTGCGACGCGACGAGCACCGCCGAAGCGCCGTCGACGATGCCGCTCGAGGTGCCGGCGGTGTGCACGTGCGGGATTTCCTTGACGTTCGGGTACACCTGCTTCGCCTTGTCGTCGAAGGACAGCGTGTCGCCCTTCTGCACGTAGCCGCCCATCCCGGCAAACGACGGCTCGAGCCTGCCCAGGCCTTCCAGCGTCGTCTCCGGGCGCGGGAACTCGTCGACGTCGAGCACGACGTTGCCGTCGTAGTCGCGCACCGGCAGCAGGCTCTTCGAGAAGCGGCCTTCGGCCTGGGCGCGCTTGGCGTTCAGCTGGCTTCGCAGCCCGAACTTGTCGCAATCCGTACGCGAGAAACCCTCGCGAGCCGCGATGAGGTCGGCCGAAATGCCCTGAGGGACGAGCGGATGCGCCTCGCGCAGGTGGCGGTTGTGCGCATCCAGGCCCGACTTGTCGGCTCCCATCGGCAGGCGCGACATCTGCTCGACTCCGCCGCCGACGACGAGGTCCTGCATTCCGGAAGCGGCGCCCATCAGCGCGAAGTTGACCGCCTGCTGGCCGGAGCCGCAGTAGCGGTTGAGCTGCACGCCGGTGACTTCGTTCGGCCAACCCGCGTCCAGCACCGCGAAGCGCGAGACGACGCCGCCCTGCTCGGCCACCGGCGTGACGCAGCCGGCAACCACGTCCTCGACGTCCTTCGGATCGAAACCGTTGCGGTCGACGAGCGCTTTGAGGCAGGTGCCGAGAAGCTGGTGAGGATGAAGCCCGGCCAGACCGCCGGTCTGCTTGCCCTTGCCTCGCGGCGTGCGCACGGCGTCGATGATGTATGCGGTTCCCATGGTCTTTCTCCTTCCTTGATCGTGCTTGATAGTATCGGGTGTGCCGATCGTGCCGGCTGCGCCGGATCATCCGGCTCGTCTGTCTTGCTCGAAAAAATGCGTCCGATTCGTCCTGCGTCAACGGGCGCGCCTGCACGCGTCGCTGCGCCGCGCACTTGGCGCGGCGCCTGTCTCCGCGCTCACACGGCCGGCGTCAGCACGACGACGGGAATCTCCCTCGGTGTAATGCTCTTGTACACGGCGTACTGGGGATTGGAGCGCACCGCGGCGTCCCAGAGCCTCGCGCGCTCCTCCCCGCCGGCGACTCCGGCCACGACTTCCATTTTCCTCGCACCGACTTCGATGGTCGCGTGCGGCTGCGCCTGCAGGTTCAGGTACCAGACCGGATGCTTCTCGTTGCCGCCGTTGGACGCGATCAGCACGTAGCGATTGCTGTCGGTAATGTACGACAGGGGACAGGTGCGCATCTGTCCGGTCTTTCGTCCTTTCGTCGTCAGCAGCAGGTTGCTGACGGGCCCGGTGCGATGGCCGAAGCGTCCTCCGGTCATACGGTAGAGCCTGGTGTGCAGCTTGCCGACGTTCTTGTAGAAGCTGCTCTCGCCGAGGAACTTCCAGAACTTCTGCGCGGGCGTTTTGTCGGGCATCTCGTTGGTCCTTCGCGGCAAGCGGCGTCGGAAAGGCACCGATTCGCGCGAACGTCCTGCTTACTCTCTTTGCGCAGCCGGCGAAATCGGAGCGGCTAATCGTGCGGCAGGCCGAGCAGCCGTTCGGCGATCACGTTCTTCTGGATGTTCGGCGTACCGCCGCCGATCACGTAAGCGGGCCACGAGAGCATCTGGTGCTGCCAGCGCCCGCCGTCGACGACGGCGGCCGAGCCCTTGGCCAGGCCGCCGTAGCGACCTTCGATCTCGAGCGACAGGCGGCCGATTTCCACTTCGAGCTCGGCGCGAAGGAGCTTGTTGACCGACGTCTCGGCGCCGACCTCCTCGCCGCGAAGCTGGCGCGTGAGAAAGCGCAGCCCGGTAAGCCGCATCGCCTCGATCATCGTCTCCATGCGCGCGAGGCGCTGGCGCACGAACGGATCTTCGATCGCGCGGCGTCCGCCGCGGCTGCACCGCGCGGCAAGGCCCTTCAGGTCCTCCAGGGCGTGGACCATTGCCGTGACTTCGGCGATCGAGCTGCGCTCGTTGGCCAGCGCGTGCTTGGTGACTTCCCAGCCCTGTCCTTCGGCGCCGAGGCGGTTGGCCACCGGCACGCGCACGTCGTTGAAGAACACTTCGGCAAACGGCGTCTCGCCGTTCATCGTGCGGATCGGCTTCACCTCGATGCCGGGCGAATTCATCGGCACCAGCACGCAGGTGATCCCGTGGTGCTTGGTGGAGCTGGAGTCGGTTCGTACGAGCAGGATCATCCACTGCGCCCACATCGCAAGCGAGGTCCAGATCTTCTGGCCGGTGATCACGTAGTGGTCGCCGTCGCGCACGGCCTTGCACTGGAGCGAAGCAAGATCGCTGCCGGAGCCGGGCTCGGAGTAGCCCGTGCACCAGTGCTCTTCGGCCTTGAGGATCGGAGGAATGAAGCGCTTCTTCTGCTCGTCGCTGCCGTACTTGACGATGCCGGGGCCTACCCACGCAAGGCCCATGTACGAAAGGCCGAGCATCGGCGCGCGTGCGCTGCCGCACTCCTGCTTGAGGATCATCTGCTCGATCAGGCCGCCGCCCCCGCCTCCGACGTCTTTCGGCCACGAAAAGCCGACCCAGCCCTTCTCGTGCAGGGCCTGGTTCCACGCGAGCAGCTTCGGCAGGCGGTCCATCGCCGATTCGATGTCCTCGCCGCCTTCGGCGCCGGTGTTCGGATTGCTCGCCGCGAGGAACTCGCGCACCTCGCGGCGGAAAGCTTCTTCACGCTCGGAAAACGAGAAATCCATTGCAGCTCCTCGGAGACTCGCGGGACAACGCTGGCGGCGCGTCGCCCTTACAATCCCTGGCACGCGAGCAGGCGCTCGTGGTGGTATTCGGGCGTGCCGTCGATGCTGCGGCACACGCGGCCGCGCTTGTAATAGAGGTGCGCGTTGCACTCCCACGTAAAACCGACCGCACCGTGGATCTGGATTCCGTCTTCGCCGGCGCGATCGAGCGCGATCGAAGCGTAAGCCTTCGCCATCGAAACCTGTGCGCGAGCGTCTTCGAGGTGATCGACGGCCCACGAAGCGTAGTAGACCAGCGAGCGCGACGACTCGACGTCGACGAGGATTTCGGCCAGGCGGTGCTTGACGCCCTGGAAACGACCGATCGGCTGGCCGAACTGCTTTCGCACTTTCGCGTACTCGGTGGCCAGGCGAAGCGCGGCATCGGCGGCGCCGACCATTTCGGCCGCGAGCGTCACGGTCGCCGCATCGAGCACGCGCGAGAGCGCCGGCCAGGCGCGGCCCTTTTCGCCGAGCCGCGAAGAGTCCTGGACGACCACGCCGTCGAAAACGACTTCGGCTGCACGAATCGTTGCGTCCACGAGCTTCAGCGGCGTGACGGTGATGCCCGCGCTGCCGGCGGGAACCGCGAAGAGGCTGACGCCGGCGCCTTCGCGCGCCGCAACGAGAAATAGATCGGCAGCCTGGCCCCACGGCACGAACATCTTCCTGCCGCCGAGCGTGACACCGCCCGGGGAAGACGCGGCCTCGAGTGTGACGCCGTTCTCGGAGAGATCGTCGCTCTCTTCGAGCACCGCCAGCGTCGCGATCGTCTCTCCCGACGCGATGGAGGGCAGCCAGCGCTCCTTCTGTTCTTCGGAGCCCATGGCGCAAAGGGCCCTTGCGGCGGCCGCATCGGCGAGCAGCGGCGACGGCAGCAAGCTCATCCCTGCCTGCTCGGCCAGGACGACGAGGTCTTCCCACGCAAGACCGAGGCCGCCGTACTGCTGCGGAATGACGAGGGCCTGCCAGCCGAGCTCGGCCATCTTCTTCCAGAGGCCCGTGTCGTGCGGTTCGCGCGACGTCATGATCGTACGCACGCGCTCGAGCGGACACTCGGCATCGAGAAAGCGCCGGACCTGGGCCCGGAGCTGCTCCTGGTCTGCGCTGAACCCGAATTCCATGGCCGGGGGTCTTTCCACGCACCTTTACTATTTGCAAGACCCTGCATATAAGCGCGCCCACATTCGGCGCACGCGAGGCGAGCGCCTCAATTCCACGGAGGATTTTCGCGATGGCAGATTTCGGACTGAAGGGCCGCACGGCGGTCGTCACGGGCGCAGGCGGCGGTCTCGGTCGCACCCACGCCCTCCTCTTCGCCAAGCACGGCGCCAACGTCGTCGTCAACGATCTCGGCGGCTCGTTCAAGGGCGAGGGCAAGGGCTCGGAGATGGCCGACAAGGTCGTCGCCGAGATCAAGGCGATGGGCGGCAAGGCCGTCGCCAACTACGATTCGGTATCCACCGAGGAAGGTGCGGGCGGCATCGTCAAGAGCGCGATCGACGCGTTCGGCAAGATCGACATCCTCGTCAACAACGCCGGCATCCTGCGCGACAAGTCGTTCGTCAACATGACCGACGCCGACTGGGACCTCGTCTTCGCCGTGCACGTCAAGGGCGCCTACTACTGCACGAAGGCGGCGTGGGGCCACATGCGCGAGCAGAAGTACGGTCGCGTCGTGCTGACGTCGTCGGCCTCGGGCATTTACGGCAATTTTGGCCAGACCAACTACGCCGCGGCCAAGATGGGACTTGTCGGTCTCGGTCAGACGCTCGCGCTCGAAGGCGAGAAGCACAACATCCGCGTCAACATGATCGCGCCGGTTGCGGCCAGTCGCATGACCGAGTCGCTGATGCCGGCGTTCGTGCTCGAGAAGCTCAAGCCCGAGTGCGTCTCGCCGCTGGTCGTCTACCTCTGCTCGGAGAACATCGACGTCAACGGCGAGCTCTACGAGGTCGGCGCAGGCGCGGTGTGCCGCATCGAGAGCCTGCGCAGCAAGGGACTGGCGATGAATCCCGACGACATCTCGGTCGAAGCCGTCGCGGCGGCGTGGTCGAAGATCAACGACATGACCGACGCCCAGGTGCTGCGCTCGATCGGAGAGTCGACCCAGGCCACGCTCGCCCACTGCATGAGCTGAGGAACGGGCGATGCCGATCGACGTCCAGAAAGTGCTCGGCCAGGAGCTGGCCGCGATGCCCTTCGAATGGAAGGAGCGCGATGTGATCCTGTACGCGCTCGGGCTCGGCGTCGG harbors:
- a CDS encoding acyl-CoA dehydrogenase family protein encodes the protein MDFSFSEREEAFRREVREFLAASNPNTGAEGGEDIESAMDRLPKLLAWNQALHEKGWVGFSWPKDVGGGGGGLIEQMILKQECGSARAPMLGLSYMGLAWVGPGIVKYGSDEQKKRFIPPILKAEEHWCTGYSEPGSGSDLASLQCKAVRDGDHYVITGQKIWTSLAMWAQWMILLVRTDSSSTKHHGITCVLVPMNSPGIEVKPIRTMNGETPFAEVFFNDVRVPVANRLGAEGQGWEVTKHALANERSSIAEVTAMVHALEDLKGLAARCSRGGRRAIEDPFVRQRLARMETMIEAMRLTGLRFLTRQLRGEEVGAETSVNKLLRAELEVEIGRLSLEIEGRYGGLAKGSAAVVDGGRWQHQMLSWPAYVIGGGTPNIQKNVIAERLLGLPHD
- a CDS encoding glutathione S-transferase family protein codes for the protein MSELVFHQYAMSPFSEKIRKIFALKNLTYREVDQPAWMPKPHLTPMTGGYRRIPVLQIGADVYCDSALIARTIERHHPSPSIHPGGNIAAAEGLAMWADKTLFFSTVALVFTAMADIIPSELFDDRRKMFPQMNLEVLRAAVPGSRGALASACTMLDDSLSRAAHVLGDAFSVADAALYHTLWFVRSDPASAQLIFSKPNLAAWFSRIDAMGSGNPVAMSGEDAMALARSSEPADVGDSASDDPSGLRLGKRVGICSDDLPTDVFVGRLLALRPHEMVIEREDPAVGRVAVHFPRAGYQVREV
- a CDS encoding glycine/sarcosine/betaine reductase selenoprotein B family protein; the protein is MPALYLQPMPVDYIARTRELYDPLPPYRWTDNRGRPVPWTPLAKPVSACRVALVASGGVYVEGQQPFHFKDDTSIRIVPADTEVSRLRVAHFGYPTADAQRDPNCVFPIDRLRELRADGAIADIAPDAVTFMGGIYSQRRVEEELVPQVIDCIARQNVDLCYIVPA
- a CDS encoding acetyl-CoA C-acetyltransferase — protein: MGTAYIIDAVRTPRGKGKQTGGLAGLHPHQLLGTCLKALVDRNGFDPKDVEDVVAGCVTPVAEQGGVVSRFAVLDAGWPNEVTGVQLNRYCGSGQQAVNFALMGAASGMQDLVVGGGVEQMSRLPMGADKSGLDAHNRHLREAHPLVPQGISADLIAAREGFSRTDCDKFGLRSQLNAKRAQAEGRFSKSLLPVRDYDGNVVLDVDEFPRPETTLEGLGRLEPSFAGMGGYVQKGDTLSFDDKAKQVYPNVKEIPHVHTAGTSSGIVDGASAVLVASQKYVKEHGLTPRAKVLSMATIGDEPVIMLTAPAPASERALKKAGMTWKDIDLFEVNEAFAAVVLKFLKESGVDPDRVNVNGGAIALGHPLGATGGMLIGTALDELERTDKQTALVTMCIGGGMGIATILERC
- a CDS encoding GMC family oxidoreductase; translation: MPASDSDPVPPEFSLEYPNVHDGRTFTGHRRIVTDAVVVGSGAGGAPAAAMLRDAGYDVVLVEEGGLHRTETFRTDPISSLQRLYRDAGTSSIMGRPPILFAEGRCVGGSTTVNGGMSWPTPERVLAQWSEDFHLEATSAAAMAPWFERAQKILHVEFQNRDTFGRNDELFVAGATRLGWRIEDNPRDMHRCVGLNNCGFGCPTGAKRSMLVTEIPRTLCAGTSLITYAKVNRVIFRGSRAVGVRGYFVDERGRRRTTSGVRLGSFEIYADLVVLAAGARHSPGILMRSGVFGGQVGRGLHTHPNAKVVGVFEERVNPWVGAHQAHQIHQFLDDGILLAYAGVPPGILATGIPGFGREHAERMALYNYMMTAGCLIEDTGVGRVGLGPDLEPWMSFRLSPRDVETIHRGVRMSAEQMFAAGAKAVLLPFGDLAELKSADELGRIDARPRKRHNIELMTVHIMSSARMSRDRRDGVVDAWGRVHGLEGLAIADASIIPSSIGVNPMETIVALSLRCAERWADDLARSRQPASRPVAA
- a CDS encoding nitroreductase family deazaflavin-dependent oxidoreductase; its protein translation is MPDKTPAQKFWKFLGESSFYKNVGKLHTRLYRMTGGRFGHRTGPVSNLLLTTKGRKTGQMRTCPLSYITDSNRYVLIASNGGNEKHPVWYLNLQAQPHATIEVGARKMEVVAGVAGGEERARLWDAAVRSNPQYAVYKSITPREIPVVVLTPAV
- a CDS encoding acyl-CoA dehydrogenase family protein translates to MEFGFSADQEQLRAQVRRFLDAECPLERVRTIMTSREPHDTGLWKKMAELGWQALVIPQQYGGLGLAWEDLVVLAEQAGMSLLPSPLLADAAAARALCAMGSEEQKERWLPSIASGETIATLAVLEESDDLSENGVTLEAASSPGGVTLGGRKMFVPWGQAADLFLVAAREGAGVSLFAVPAGSAGITVTPLKLVDATIRAAEVVFDGVVVQDSSRLGEKGRAWPALSRVLDAATVTLAAEMVGAADAALRLATEYAKVRKQFGQPIGRFQGVKHRLAEILVDVESSRSLVYYASWAVDHLEDARAQVSMAKAYASIALDRAGEDGIQIHGAVGFTWECNAHLYYKRGRVCRSIDGTPEYHHERLLACQGL
- a CDS encoding SDR family oxidoreductase, translating into MADFGLKGRTAVVTGAGGGLGRTHALLFAKHGANVVVNDLGGSFKGEGKGSEMADKVVAEIKAMGGKAVANYDSVSTEEGAGGIVKSAIDAFGKIDILVNNAGILRDKSFVNMTDADWDLVFAVHVKGAYYCTKAAWGHMREQKYGRVVLTSSASGIYGNFGQTNYAAAKMGLVGLGQTLALEGEKHNIRVNMIAPVAASRMTESLMPAFVLEKLKPECVSPLVVYLCSENIDVNGELYEVGAGAVCRIESLRSKGLAMNPDDISVEAVAAAWSKINDMTDAQVLRSIGESTQATLAHCMS